DNA sequence from the Antennarius striatus isolate MH-2024 chromosome 3, ASM4005453v1, whole genome shotgun sequence genome:
tctgcttacaaataaaaacctgaaaagtaggacgtgcaaatgtgagaccaaatgtttgtcattgttagtcatttaggtcgacattggatcattcaggagtcatcagggaacttctgaaGTCGGTTTGCTGAGCTgtgagaacagggggccaatacttttgcacatcgTACTTTTCTTGATGCACAGTAACAAAAACAGCTTTGCAAAAATTTCATCCAACTGTATCCAGTGTAATAACAGTACTTCAGCGTTGCATCACTGTTTCCATCTTTACACCAAGGTGACCACAGTTTGAATCATGTGATTTAACATGGTTTAAAGGATGAACCGATTTGCCGCCCTGGTTAAGCGCTGATATCAAGAGTCTGGGTTTATTGCTTCCACATAAGCACTGACTTTCTCGATGCAGAAAAGAAGTGCATTTACAGGAGtaatcatattttctcttttaaaaaaaaataaaaaaattagtgGCCTGTTAAGAGGAAGTGGTTGCGTGTCATATGACCTGCCTGAGGAGGGAGACTTATGAGGCTGATTTCATATCCTGTGGTGACAGGATTCAAGTTACACACTCGTAGAAGGAAGTCCTGAGGGTTTCGCAGAGCTTCATTTCTGcagaaaatcacaaacataTCCAAACATATACTCTCTGcagtacatccatccattcatccatcatctaccgcttatccggggctgggtcgtgggggcaacagtctcagcagtcTCTACAGTACATGTGCTTTGAAAATCAATGGTGATGTCACACAAACATCCAGCACACAAAATTAAGagtttgattgtatttttattgagaCAAGCACACAAGCATGAAATGAACATCTTAACTTTAAAATTCACCATGACCACGACATTTTGCTTAGATTGCGGTGTTAAAAGAGTCAGTTTCCTCTCTAGTTCCCATGGTAACAACACAGTTGAATAATGTGGTTATATTGCGTCACGCTAACCGTGCACAAACTACCCACTGAGGCACCCCAGCGCCTACCAAAACCAAACCATCACCTAAACTGCTCTGAGCTTCACAGGGTCCTTTACAGCCTTATATCACCTGAAAGTCAGCATACCACTACAGATAATGAGGTTACTATTCAAGTTCTTGACAATGATGAAAAATGAGAGAATGAAAGGCTATGCATAGGAACTTGTATTTATGAGACAGACCAGAAATGTTCTGCCTTAAACCACTTGAAACTCTCTGCCACTTTTGGAATTGTATTAAAACTCTGTGATGCCCCACGGAGTAGCAAAGAGTCGAGGGTGGACGACTTGACATGAATTTAACAAATGATTAAAAGAGAAGTGCACGTGTTCACAGCTGACTGACAGCCATGCGTAGCAGCAGAGCTGCAGTCAGCAGGAGGGGGCTGGAGGCCAGGGCCCCTGCACTATTGTGGCGGTGTTCCCCGTAGCTGTGGCTCCTATGGGGCCCATTGCAGTCGTCACCAAAACAACATTCCATCTTGGCTCCGGAGCTGCTGCCCTGAGCCTTGTTGCAGAAGCCCCTGTATGTGCATGACTTCATCACGGTGTCTGGAAATGACAGGAATTGAGAGAAACTTTTTTGGAATGATTAAagtcaataaattaatttagtGACGCTGGGAACCCAGTGAACTCCCCAAACGGCCTCTCAGCACATCTTGATGCACTCAAATGGGTGTATGGAGCTTTGTGGTTCTGGGAGATGAGGATGGGCCAGTCCCATGACCACACAAGTACGTGGAGAGAAAGTTCTAATTTCTGTGATATATCTTCCATAAGATCTTTCCTTCATCAGTGGAAACTGTAAATGCAGACTCATGCAAGCAGCTGATCTTCAGCGTGACCTCTGGTGAGGCTTGTTGCAGTGCTAGATTCAAAAGAATACAAATTTGACATGTTTTCCTGAATGCATTTACTCACTGGGTCCTGTGATGGTGGAGCAGGCATCAGCATACTGTGGACAGGGGGTGGAGCCTTGTTGGTTGCAGTCTTCCTCATTGGATGCCACACATGTGTGACATTTGAGGGCGTGGCCTTCACAGACAGAACAAGACAGTGCGTCTGATTTAAGACTAAGCATGCAGATACACAGATTTATAGTTCATTCACCCCATTATGTCTACATACACACTTGCTGTTAGACTGAATACATGTCTTGGATCATTTTTTCCACAGAATTAAAGCTATTTATGTACCAACAACTTGTTCAGCTGTATTTTTCCACTGTGACATTCTAGCGCAAATTAAGTTGACAACTGCATCCTTGAAATCTTGTACGTCCACCCATGGAAGATATATATCAGACAATGAATTTTCCGCAAAGGTCTGCCATAAAACCAGAAAATTCCCAGATCATCTGAGTGGCAGTGTTTTTCTGTAAATCTACTAGCAGCTAATCGACTAAATCGGCCCCCAAACCAGTGATCTTATCAGGGCAACAGGGAACTTACTGTGGCAGAAGAGACAgacaagcagcagcagagcaagAGCAGTCTTCATGATGGTCGGGTGacaggtccaggtccagagaAAGAATGGATGAGCTTAGAGGAGACTTCGATAAAGGGGACACCAGGCGTTGAGGGACAGGAAGGGGTTTAGGAATGCAAAGGTGTCCGAAGGCATTAAAGTTTTATCTCTGTAATCTGCATCTATGCTGCACAGCCAGCAACCACAGGACTTAGCAAGCAAGCTTTCACTAGGAGGTCGAGTTGATTCTAGAATGTTTTCAGTCAACGACAGCTTTTGAAGGGAGAATGGAGAataaaggtgtaaaaaaaaaaggtcatagTTATTAATTACCCCATCTGTTGAAAACTATGATTAAAATTTCAAACTGTGCGTCATTACAGTTTGAAGgccaacaaaaacatgaaaatgaaacacacacacgaacagtcATAGTAATGCAAGTGAAAAAATTAAGACACAACAAAATCTTGTATTGTATTACTATATTTATGGTTGTTCGGATAAATGCACCTCTCGTACACTCAGTCATTAGTGTGTTAACCCAAATGGGACATTTCCATTTCtaatttacaaatacaaacaataatCAAAGGAAGGAGATAAAGTGGCAAAACAATGTTAGTTCTTAAATAAcaagaaaacatcacaaataaaaaacagttgtGGCACATTAGTGGATTTATGTCATTTGGACTTACATCTTATTAATGAGGCTGAGTGTCATTTTCTGTAGTGTCTAACTCTATATAACCCAAGTTTTgaaaaaatttagatttttttgtccTGTGTAAGTTGCAAAATTTCAAACTGTATTCTGTTAAGGCACATAGTTATCAATAGCCTTAAAAACAGCAATGCTgctgagaaagaagaaaagagcattgaattattttttagaGTAGCATCATTGGCATCAGATACCTCGTTGCTAGGTCACAGCCATAACTAAAACAGGGTGCCTgacaaaaatagttttattgatGGGCTAAGAAAACAATGTGCATTGTGAAAAACAGTAAACTATGAGTATAAACATGCAAACAGATATCTGTTgtaaacacacacctttatcaCACGTAAGCAACAAAACCTCTAACTGAGACATTGATTGTGCCCAGAGGTAAATGTGATAATTGGTACAATATTTCTGACATCCTGGAGAATGTCCTTatctttttttcacataaataaTTCTATTCAAGCTGATTTCTTAACACAGCATATTGAAAGGAACACGGTGGAGTGAACTTAGTTCTCTGTTTAAAGCCTTGTTGAATTGGAAGGGTACACGATTACAGGAAAGTCTGTGATTGTCAGGTTATAATTCACTGTGACTTATTCCGTGCATCATAGCGTCAAGCGGGTAAAGGAAATGAATCATACGCAGCTTCAGTTTCACTGATGTGGTCCTGATTCACTGTGATTTCAGTATCGTTCCTGAACAAACCAAAGCTTCTGAGGATTCTGTATTTCCTCGAATAATCCAAATCCTTTCGTCCAGCTCTTGTGCAGCTTGACTTTAACCCTGACCTCATTCTGCTccacaaaaaaacccctgagCTTTCTTTCAGATTAAATCCATATTTACTTCATAGAAAAATACACTTTATGGTCTGTTGCTTTAATATAAAACAATCTTTGTAAAGCCCATTGAATTACCATATGGGTTAATATAACTTTAAAGCAACCCAAGCCTGCATGATGTCATCCAGGTAGAGGAGATATTGGGAATTTAGTTGTCAAGTTTGTGGAACTTTAAGTGGAGTTTTTGTTCACTGGCATGATGCACGAAAGCTTAATAAGCCTTAAAGTGGTTAAAAATGTATGATACATAACAGACTTAACACGAAGAACAACCAGTGTACAGACTCTTCACTTACAAGGAGTGCAACTGTAGTATAGAGGAAATTGCTTTAGGTATCCGTACATAAGCGGTCTCTGTGAAGCAGAACTGGAGGGTATGAGGATCGCTTCTCCTCTGAGAACATGCGCAGGGCGTCACTGTGAGGCAGGAACAGGAGGACGGAAGTTGCAGATTCCCAGAGAGAGGCACTCAGTCTACTTTTCCCATTTTGGCAATCAGCTCATCACAGATCTTAGTGAGTTCATCAATCTCTTGACTCTgtgataaaaacagaaagaagagcTACATTTAATGCATCTCTGTATCCTGAATGACAGCATGAATGTAGCttaaacacaatattttttttccctctctgaGTATTCAAAGATACAAAGATGGTTGGTATGTCCTATTAGGTGTGTGTTGGTAACCTTCTGCTGCAGAGCTTGTTCCAGAGACTCATTCTTCATCTGCTCCTTCCTCAAGCTGGCCGTCAGCGCCATGTTCTCCGAGCTCGCCTTTGAACGCACCTGAGCAATCTCTTCATTGGCCctgaaaaattaatgcaatgACAGAAATGATAACTTATTTATCTATGATCATATTACAGCATTTTAAACtcataaaagtatttatttggCATTAGCAAACTGAGGAGTGTTAGATTTCCTTTCAGTCTCTGCTTACTTGTCTAGTTTCTCCTCAGCATGCAGTTTAAGCGTCTGGTATCTCTGCTCTTCCTGCTTGACTCTGGCCAGATACTCCTGAGCACATTTCTTTAGCACCTCTTCATTCTGTTCAAGGAAACCAAGAACAAACCACATTATTTATcacatttatcattatttattcttgtctggtaatatgaaaatgtgtATTTGATTCTTCAACAATGGTAGCTATTTAAGCCATTTCTTATTTATGAGCATTTTTCTATTAACTGGAGAGTTTTCACTCTCTAATCTTACTGAATTCTTGAAGTTGGACACAATTTCTCCTGGATGCTGCCCAATTAAAACACCACAGCTTCCTATTTTTACACGTACGAAAACTGTGTGGTAACAAGAGTTCAGGGTTATATTTCCCCCATGATCATCTAAATAAACCTGTGCCTGCCGCACTTCTGTTCCTAATCACACAGTTCCTTGTAAACATATTCTCATCTTAATCCTCTTACATCCCTCCAACTTGTGCCATGGCCAGCTAATCACTTCACCTCTTGAACCTGACACTTTCATTGAGAAGTAAACGTTTCCTGCAATCTCTTACTTTCTTAAAGCCCTCCAGGGTGCTCTTCATACTCTCATAACGCCGAAACATATCGGAGAGAGAGCGCTCCACGGAGTTCAAGTCCATCAGAGAGGCTTCTTTCTCCATTGTCATCGCATGCAAAGCCCTCTCGGAAGTGAGCTTGTTCTGCTGCTCGTCCtctgcacaaacaaaaacatgacatttgttTAGTGGTGCATAAAAgagaaacatttgaaaacaaagtaaaatgtgttttgtggcTTTCTCATCAAATGAACTGCACAGTCAAAAGAAAGTTGTGTGTTGTCTATCTCTACCTTTGATAACCAAGTTCAAAAGTGGTTTACATCTTCTAACATTTTGACTCACCGATCATTTGAGCAATTGTCTTCTCATATTCTGCAACGACCTTCCTGTTGTAAGATAAAACATGATGATAGGTTTTACTAAGAGGATGACACTTAAAACCTAACATTTTAATACAGTATAAACCTCAAAATCATTTCAAACAAGACTTGGTAATTTTGTGGATTTAAGAGCATCTTATACAgaacaaaattttcttttgtaTAACTTCATCTAAAACATCACATGACCACTATCACTGATGCTAATTTCTCCATGACTGCGGAGTAAAGTGAATAGAGCTTCATATTCTAACCTCATCTCATCGACTTCTTGTTTGCTTTCCTCAAACTTTCTCTTCCAGTCATTTGCTTCCACTTCTTTAGTGATGATCTGAAAAGAGATGTACACTGTGAGCTAAACTATAACACGAGTCAAAACAAGACGCAGTCAGAAGACGACATGTCAAGCTGGGTGAATGGGATGAAGAGCGTACCTCTTCTTTAATGAGGGTGAGAACAGCCTGCTTTTCTGCTTCACTGATACAGATGGAATCAAGTacttgacttcctgttttctccatTTGACTTTCGCCTGACTTGTTCTTAGGTTTGAACGAGTCCTCGTACTGCTGAGGGCAGAAAGAAATCAGTTATTTCATTCAAGTGCTCTCATGTTTTATAGGGTatttatgacaaaaacacattttaccagTGGTGTCCTTTTCTCGTCACAGGTCGATTATTTGTGACCTCAAATATTTTTATGCATTCTTGCATAAATAATCACTTCAATGCAACCCATACTTCTTttgaaattatatataaaatatacaaaaaggTGCCAAATACATGTATCCCTGTGCAGCAAATTATTCCTGTACAGCCAATATGAGACTATTTATCACAAGAAACCAATCagcaagagaaagacaaa
Encoded proteins:
- the si:ch211-113d22.2 gene encoding uncharacterized protein si:ch211-113d22.2, encoding MKTALALLLLVCLFCHSHALKCHTCVASNEEDCNQQGSTPCPQYADACSTITGPNTVMKSCTYRGFCNKAQGSSSGAKMECCFGDDCNGPHRSHSYGEHRHNSAGALASSPLLLTAALLLRMAVSQL